One part of the Eptesicus fuscus isolate TK198812 chromosome 20, DD_ASM_mEF_20220401, whole genome shotgun sequence genome encodes these proteins:
- the CD300LG gene encoding CMRF35-like molecule 9: protein MRPLVLLWGCLLLPGYEALTGPKKIRGFEGGTVSLQCTYAEKLREHKKYWCRKSGVFLSRCSGIIYAREDGQERTEGRVSIQDNPQKLTLNVTLRKLTLQDSGDYWCGITILGIDETFLVSLLVLPGPCCPPSPTPSFQPLATSLQPKAKAWQTQPPALTSPGVHPTVTKQGKTEASASPFTGPTPSEPAGTPLYTGTSPYAGTSPNEEPPPHRATSPHAGTSQPPTYPDSPSAKDSKSRVSDSKARILAPVLVLLILLLAAGLAVVGRCLLRCRKEVQMATETQKNEKVHLSHLNRLVPEYAVVNLAAPAGPRAGPLPSAGPYTEIQEIRRPRQTLEEEEASLQDPAGEANPGPPFHVSEEELRSSVFIPV from the exons GTTATGAAGCGCTGACGGGGCCGAAGAAGATCAGAGGATTCGAAGGTGGCACTGTGTCCCTGCAGTGCACCTACGCGGAGAAGCTGCGGGAGCACAAGAAATACTGGTGCAGGAAAAGCGGGGTCTTCCTCTCCCGCTGCTCGGGCATTATCTACGCGAGAGAAGACGGCCAGGAGAGGACAGAGGGCAGGGTGTCCATCCAAGACAATCCCCAGAAGCTCACGCTCAACGTGACCCTGAGGAAGCTCACCCTGCAGGACTCGGGAGACTACTGGTGTGGCATCACCATCCTGGGCATCGATGAGACGTTCCTGGTCTCTCTGCTAGTCCTTCCAG GTCCctgctgtcctccctcccccaccccctccttccagcctcttGCCACAAGCCTCCAGCCCAAGGCCAAAGCTTGGCAAACTCAGCCCCCAGCATTGA CGTCTCCCGGTGTCCACCCGACAGTCACCAAGCAGGGGAAGACAGAGGCCTCGGCCTCTCCATTCACAGGGCCGACCCCGTCCGAGCCCGCAGGAACCCCTCTATACACAGGAACCTCTCCGTATGCAGGGACCTCCCCGAACGAAGAGCCCCCGCCTCACAGAGCCACCTCTCCTCATGCAGGGACCTCTCAGCCTCCCACGTACCCGGACTCCCCCTCTGCGAAAGACAGCAAGTCCAG GGTGTCCGACTCAAAGGCCCGCATCCTGGCGCCGGTCCTGGTGCTGCTGATCCTTCTGCTGGCCGCAGGCCTGGCTGTCGTCGGCAGGTGCTTGCTCCGGTGCAGGAAGGAAG TTCAAATGGCCACGGAGACACAGAAGAATGAGAAGGTCCATCTCTCACACTTG AACCGCCTGGTCCCGGAGTACGCGGTGGTCAACCTCGCAGCACCCGCTGGGCCTCGAGCCGGCCCCCTGCCCTCCGCCGGCCCCTACACGGAGATCCAGGAGATCCGGCGCCCACGCCAG ActttggaggaagaggaggcctcTCTCCAGGACCCGGCGGGTGAGGCGAACCCAGGGCCTCCCTTTCACGTGTCTGAGGAGGAGCTCAGATCCTCCGTGTTCATCCCAGTCTAG